The Pandoraea vervacti DNA window CGCTGGCCCAGTCGCTCAACAAGCTCTCGACGCCGGAAGTGCGTGTGCAGATCGTGCACGCGGCGGTCGGTGGCATCAGCGAAAGCGACGTCAACCTGGCAACGGCGTCGAAGGCGGTCATCATCGGCTTCAACACGCGTGCGGATGCTTTGGCACGCAAGCTGGCCGAGTCGAACGGTATCGACATTCGTTACTACAACATCATCTACGACGCAGTGGATGAGGTGAAGGCAGCGATGTCGGGCATGCTGGCGCCGGAGAAGAAGGAAGAGATTACGGGCCTGGTCGAAGTGCGTCAGACGTTCAAGGTGCCGAAGGTCGGTACGGTGGCCGGCTGTATGGTGCTCGACGGCTTCGTCAAGCGTTCGTCGCACGTGCGTGTGTTGCGCGACAACGTGGTCATCTTCACGGGCGAGCTCGATTCGCTCAAGCGCTTCAAGGATGACGTCAAGGAAGTCAAGTCAGGCTTCGAGTGCGGTCTGTCGGTGAAGAACTTCAACGACATTACGGAAGGCGACCAACTGGAAGCGTTTGAAATCACGGAAGTTGCGCGCTCGCTGTAACGCGATTTGCACAACGGAAGTGGAATGGCCCACCAGGCCGGGAAACCGGCGGCGTGGGCCATTGCTTTACTAGCGAGTTTGTTATGGCAAAGAAACGTGGCGTTCCCGGTCGGAATCTTCGCATCAACGATCAGATCCAGCGCGATCTGTCGGAGTTGATTCAGCGCGAAGTGAAGGACCCGCGTATTGGGCTGGTCACACTGCAAAGTGTGGAAGTGACGCCCGATTACGCGCATGCGAAGGTGTTTTACACCACGCTCACCGGCGATCCGAAGGCGACCGGCGAAGCGCTCAACGAAGCGGCCGGCTATCTGCGCAATCTGCTGTTCAAGCGGTTGCACATTCATACGGTCCCGACGTTGCATTTCCACTTCGACCAGTCGGTTGAGCGCGCCATCGAGATGTCGCAGTTGATCGATCTGGCGAATGCGACGCGCGCGAAGGAAGACGCGGAAGCGGCAGAGAACGCCGCTCAGGCCGATGAAGCTGACGAAGCCGACAAAGCCGACGACGGTAGCGACAAGAAGGAAAACGGCGGCAAATAAGCCGTCGATCGACGACGCAGCCTGCCGGGCTGGCGCAAAGCGAACCCGGCGGCACTGCGATGCCTGCGCACGTTTGACGCGTGCGATGGCTGACTCCCATACGAATTTCTCAAGCACTTCCCGCACATGACGGACCCGCGTTCGCAGGCACCCCGCCAAAAACTCCCTCGTTTTCCGCTCGACGGCGTGTTGCTGCTCGACAAGCCAATCGGCATGTCGTCCAACGACGCCTTGATCAAGGCCAAGCGGCTGCTTCAGGCGTTGAAGGCGGGCCACACCGGCACGCTCGATCCCCTGGCAACGGGGTTGCTGCCGCTATGTTTCGGCGAGGCGACGAAGTTTTCGCAAGATTTGCTCGAAGCCGACAAGACGTACGAGGCACGTGTGCGTCTGGGCGAAACGACGACGACCGGCGATGCGGAAGGGGAGGTATTGCAAACGCGTCCGGTCACTGTGGACGAGGCCGCGATTCGTGCTGTGCTGCCGCGCTTCACGGGACCGATCTCCCAGGTGCCGCCGATGTATTCCGCGCTCAAGCGCGACGGCAAGCCTTTGTACGAATACGCGCGTGCCGGGCAGACGCTGGAGCGCGAGGCGCGCGCGGTGACGATCCATCTGCTGGAAATGACGGAATGTGCGTTGCCCGACGCGAACGAATTCACCTTCCGCGTGACATGCAGCAAGGGCACTTACGTGCGCACGCTGGCGGAGGATATCGGTGAGGCGTTGGGATGTGGCGCACATCTGCGCGCATTGCGGCGTACGGCAGTGGGGCCACTGACCCTGGAAGGTGCGGTGACGCTGGAAGACCTGAATGCGCTCGACCATGCGCAACGCGTGGCGAAGCTGGCGCCGGTCGACGCCTTGCTCAAGACGCTCCCGGCTGTGTGGCTCGATGACATGCTCGCCAAGCGCTTCAATCACGGCCAGCGTTTGCGTTTGGACGAAACGCGCTGCCCGCAGACGTTGCGCGAGTGCGCCGCGACGCACGACGGCATCGAAGTGAAGGTCTATGCCGAAGCCACCACCGACATCGCTGCCCGCCTGCTGGGCGTTGCACGTCTTGACGGCGAAGCGTTGCTCACCCCGCAGCGGTTGCTCAAGACGCAATGAACGCCGCGTTTGCGCGCCCGACGTCTTGAGTCCGGTCGGACGACGCTAACACCGG harbors:
- the truB gene encoding tRNA pseudouridine(55) synthase TruB, translating into MTDPRSQAPRQKLPRFPLDGVLLLDKPIGMSSNDALIKAKRLLQALKAGHTGTLDPLATGLLPLCFGEATKFSQDLLEADKTYEARVRLGETTTTGDAEGEVLQTRPVTVDEAAIRAVLPRFTGPISQVPPMYSALKRDGKPLYEYARAGQTLEREARAVTIHLLEMTECALPDANEFTFRVTCSKGTYVRTLAEDIGEALGCGAHLRALRRTAVGPLTLEGAVTLEDLNALDHAQRVAKLAPVDALLKTLPAVWLDDMLAKRFNHGQRLRLDETRCPQTLRECAATHDGIEVKVYAEATTDIAARLLGVARLDGEALLTPQRLLKTQ
- the rbfA gene encoding 30S ribosome-binding factor RbfA, with protein sequence MAKKRGVPGRNLRINDQIQRDLSELIQREVKDPRIGLVTLQSVEVTPDYAHAKVFYTTLTGDPKATGEALNEAAGYLRNLLFKRLHIHTVPTLHFHFDQSVERAIEMSQLIDLANATRAKEDAEAAENAAQADEADEADKADDGSDKKENGGK